The nucleotide sequence ATCTGTCGAAGGCCTTCTTCATCCACCGCCCCGGAGGCGGTGAAAGGGGTCGTCAGCGCGGCCCAGACGCCCGTCATCTTCTCCCTGCAGTACGCTTTGGCTTCTTTCTTCGTGTATTCCATCTCGTTTCCCCTCCTCAAAGCAGTAGTAGTCGGAAATGCTGTCATGACCGAAAAAACTCTTTCCAACGCGCCGCTATTCAAGCGGCAGGCCGGTAATCCGCGAACTGATCTTGATCCGGAAGATATGGTTGTTTCCGGCGCCGTGGAGAAACGAGATCACGTCGCGCAGGTATTTCTCGATGGGGCATTCGCGCATGTAGCCCATTCCGCCATGCACCTCTAGTGCCAGGCGGCAGACCTCGTACGCCGCCTCGGAACACACTACCTTGGTGAGCCAGGACAGTTTCGGGTCGTAGTCCTCGGCGTGATCCACCGCCCAGGAAGTCCGCCAGAGGACGGACCGCGCCGCCTCCAGGCGCGTGTACATCTCCCCGATCATCTGGGCGACGGACTGATGCTGGCCGATGGGCTTGCCGCCCTGGACCCTCTCCTGCGCGTAGCGGACGGCCTCCTCGAAGGCAGCCCGGCCCGAGCCCAGCACGGTGGCCCCATAGCCGCCTCTTCCGCGGGCGGTTCGGCTGGTGCGAAGCGCCTCCGCTCCGCCCTCTTCCCCAAGGCGGTTGGCGGCGGGAATTTTGACATCCTCGAAAATGAGGGTCGCGTTGCTCAGAAGGCGGCGGCCCATCTTGTCGTGGATGCGGCTGACGGTGAAACCGGGCGTTCCGGCGGGAACAAGGAACGGCGTCATACCCTTCAGGCCGCCCTGCGTCTGCTCCGTTCGCGTATAGACGACATAGAGCTT is from bacterium and encodes:
- a CDS encoding acyl-CoA/acyl-ACP dehydrogenase, translated to MRTFIWARPMDFSLTGEQKALQKLARDYVTQHVRPVAAEFDRNQNPADCIPSDIVEEGSKLGLRTLALTEERGGGGADMLTLSIVGEELGAGDLGVAATFDQTWKFTPIVEHWTNDEQKERFIPAFLSDHRFHLATCMTEPDAGTDHVLPYAAPGAGVQMRAERDGDIYRLNGTKQFISNGGTAKLYVVYTRTEQTQGGLKGMTPFLVPAGTPGFTVSRIHDKMGRRLLSNATLIFEDVKIPAANRLGEEGGAEALRTSRTARGRGGYGATVLGSGRAAFEEAVRYAQERVQGGKPIGQHQSVAQMIGEMYTRLEAARSVLWRTSWAVDHAEDYDPKLSWLTKVVCSEAAYEVCRLALEVHGGMGYMRECPIEKYLRDVISFLHGAGNNHIFRIKISSRITGLPLE